The Falco peregrinus isolate bFalPer1 chromosome 1, bFalPer1.pri, whole genome shotgun sequence genome has a window encoding:
- the WBP1L gene encoding WW domain binding protein 1-like isoform X4, translating into MLKTSRYCKGFWLVWTIIIILSCCCVCHHRRTKHRLQAQQRQHEINLIAYREAHNYSALPFYFRFLPNYLLPPYEEVVNRPPTPPPPYSALHQQCIPAGSSNTILDTPRNLQPAQSSSAAPSGNNSSTDNTGSPGLGDPEPSTTTLGARAVAKMQSVEPGGTSTGAELSASPSKDTECKEELLKGYSSESLEQSSAIPDVKDKTPGRQRRFTGDSGIEVCVCNRGHHDDDLKEFDGLIDDALDGPLDFCDSCSGHPHGDEEEGLFNATEEQHREHSHHHLPRQPVCVLLNTINEQDSPNSCTNNSPS; encoded by the exons ATGCTGAAAACATCAAGGTATTGTAAAG GGTTTTGGCTGGTGTGGACCATCATCATAATCCTCAGCTGTTGTTGTGTTTGCCATCACCGACGCACCAAGCATCGTCTCCAGGCCCAGCAACGGCAACACGAGATCAACCTGATCGCCTACCGGGAAGCCCATAACTATTCAGCCCTGCCATTTTATTTCC GGTTTTTGCCAAATTACTTACTACCTCCCTATGAGGAAGTGGTGAACCGaccaccaacaccccccccaccaTATAGTGCCTTACATCAGCAGTGcatcccagcaggcagcagtaaCACAATCCTGGACACACCAAGAaacctgcagccagcacagagcagctcagcagcacccaGTGGCAATAACAGCAGTACTGACAACACCGGGTCCCCCGGCCTTGGGGACCCTGagccctccaccaccacactgGGTGCACGAGCAGTTGCCAAAATGCAAAGCGTCGAGCCCGGTGGTACCAGCACGGGAGCTGAGCTATCGGCCAGTCCCAGTAAGGATACGGAGTGCAAGGAGGAACTGCTAAAAGGTTATAGCTCTGAGAGCTTAGAGCAGAGCAGTGCCATTCCCGACGTGAAGGACAAGACGCCGGGCAGGCAGCGCCGTTTCACTGGCGACTCGGGCATTGAAGTCTGTGTATGCAACCGGGGCCATCATGACGATGACCTCAAGGAGTTTGACGGGCTCATCGATGATGCTCTGGATGGGCCCCTGGACTTCTGCGACAGCTGCAGTGGCCACCCCCATGGGGACGAGGAGGAAGGGCTTTTTAATGCCACAGAAGAGCAGCACCGTGAACACAGCCACCACCACCTGCCCCGGCAGCCAGTGTGTGTACTTTTGAACACAATAAATGAGCAGGACTCTCCAAACTCTTGTACCAATAACTCCCCCAGCTAA
- the LOC101910363 gene encoding steroid 17-alpha-hydroxylase/17,20 lyase, whose amino-acid sequence MPLLGALLLALALLCAWGLARRRAASGTGMGTGTGPPRSLPALPLVGSLLQLAGHPQLHLRLWRLQGRYGSLYALWMGSHYVVVVNSYRHAREVLLKKGKAFAGRPRTVTTDLLSRGGKDIAFASYGPVWKFQRKLVHTALSMFGEGSLALEKIICREAASLCETLSAAQDTALDMAPELTRAVTNVVCSLCFNSSYQRGDPEFEAMLEYSQGIVDTVAKESLVDIFPWLQIFPNKDLALLKRCLKVRDQLLQQKFTEHKEAFCGDAVRDLMDALLQVRLSAKNSSPPAPGLELTDDHLLMTVGDIFGAGVETTTTVLKWAVLYLLHYPEVQRKIQEEMDQKIGLARHPQLSDRPLLPYLEATISEVLRIRPVSPLLIPHVSLADTSIGEYSIPKGARVIINLWSVHHDEKEWDKPEEFNPGRFLDERGQHVHSPSPSYLPFGAGIRVCLGEVLAKMELFLFLAWMLQRFTLECPEDQPLPSLEGKFGVVLQVQKFRVKARLRDAWQAAL is encoded by the exons ATGCCGCTGCTGggtgccctgctgctggccctggccctgctctgcGCCTGGGGGCTGGCACGCCGGCGAGCTGCCtcggggacagggatggggacggggacggggcCCCCACGGAGCCTGCCGGCCCTGCCACTGGTGgggagcctgctgcagctggccgGGCACCCCCAGCTCCACCTGCGGCTCTGGCGCCTGCAGGGCCGCTATGGCAGCCTCTACGCCCTCTGGATGGGCTCCCACTACGTGGTGGTGGTCAACAGCTACCGGCACGCCAGGGAGGTGCTGCTGAAGAAGGGGAAAGCTTTTGCCGGACGGCCCCGCACG GTGACCACGGACCTGCTGTCCCGGGGGGGCAAGGACATCGCCTTTGCCAGCTATGGGCCCGTCTGGAAGTTCCAGCGCAAGCTGGTACACACCGCCCTTTCCATGTTCGGGGAGGGCTCGCTTGCCCTTGAAAAGATCA tCTGTCGGGAGGCTGCGTCCCTGTGCGAGACGCTCAGCGCTGCACAGGATACGGCCCTGGACATGGCCCCTGAGCTCACACGGGCTGTCACCAACGTGGTCTGCTCCCTCTGCTTCAACTCCTCATACCAGCGTGGGGACCCTGAGTTCGAGGCCATGCTGGAGTACAGCCAGGGTATCGTGGACACCGTGGCCAAGGAGAGTTTGGTGGACATCTTCCCCTGGCTCCAG ATCTTCCCCAACAAGGACCTGGCCCTGCTGAAGCGATGCCTCAAGGTCCGGgaccagctgctccagcagaagTTCACTGAACATAAG GAAGCCTTCTGCGGGGATGCCGTGAGGGACCTCATGGATGCCCTCCTGCAAGTGAGGCTCAGTGCCAAGAACAGCAGTCCCCCGGCACCAGGGCTGGAGCTGACTGACGACCACCTCCTCATGACGGTGGGGGACATCTTCGGGGCTGGCGTGGAGACTACCACGACTGTGCTCAAATGGGCTGTGCTCTACCTGCTCCACTACCCTGAG GTCCAGAGGAAGATCCAGGAGGAGATGGACCAGAAGATTGGCCTGGCACGTCACCCCCAGCTCAGCGACCGCCCGCTGCTGCCCTACCTGGAGGCCACCATCAGCGAAGTGCTGCGCATCCGGCCCGTGTCCCCCCTGCTCATCCCACATGTGTCCCTTGCTGACACCAG CATCGGGGAATACTCCATCCCCAAGGGCGCCAGGGTCATCATCAACCTGTGGTCTGTGCACCATGATGAGAAGGAGTGGGACAAGCCCGAGGAGTTCAACCCTG GTCGCTTCCTGGATGAGCGGGGCCAGCACGTGCACTCGCCCTCACCCAGCTACCTGCCCTTTGGGGCTGGGATCCGTGTCTGCCTTGGGGAAGTCCTGGCCAAGATGGAGCTCTTCCTCTTCCTGGCCTGGATGCTGCAGAGGTTCACGCTGGAGTGCCCCGAggaccagcccctgccctcgCTGGAGGGCAAGTTTGGTGTCGTGCTGCAGGTGCAGAAGTTTCGGGTGAAGGCCAGGCTGCGAGATGCATGGCAAGCAGCCTTGTGA
- the BORCS7 gene encoding BLOC-1-related complex subunit 7 isoform X1: MAAGGAADAQARFGHSVKGLLTEKVTSCGTDVIALTKQVLKGSRSAELLGQAARNMVMQEDAILHSEDSLRKMAIITTHLQYQQEAIQKNVEQSSNLQDQLNHLLK; encoded by the exons atggcggcggggggcgcggcggaCGCCCAGGCGCGCTTCGGCCACTCGGTGAAGGGGCTCCTGACCGAGAAGGTGACGAGCTGCGGCACCGACGTGATCGCCCTCACCAAGCAGGTGCTGAAGGGCTCCCGCAGCGCCGAG CTCCTGGGTCAAGCTGCTAGAAACATGGTGATGCAAGAAGATGCCATCCTGCACTCGGAAGAT AGTTTAAGGAAAATGGCCATAATAACCACTCATCTACAGTACCA GCAAGAAGCAATTCAGAAGAA CGTTGAGCAGTCGTCAAACCTACAGGACCAGCTGAATCACTTGCTGAAATGA
- the BORCS7 gene encoding BLOC-1-related complex subunit 7 isoform X2 gives MAAGGAADAQARFGHSVKGLLTEKVTSCGTDVIALTKQVLKGSRSAELLGQAARNMVMQEDAILHSEDSLRKMAIITTHLQYQQEAIQKKQHSTV, from the exons atggcggcggggggcgcggcggaCGCCCAGGCGCGCTTCGGCCACTCGGTGAAGGGGCTCCTGACCGAGAAGGTGACGAGCTGCGGCACCGACGTGATCGCCCTCACCAAGCAGGTGCTGAAGGGCTCCCGCAGCGCCGAG CTCCTGGGTCAAGCTGCTAGAAACATGGTGATGCAAGAAGATGCCATCCTGCACTCGGAAGAT AGTTTAAGGAAAATGGCCATAATAACCACTCATCTACAGTACCA GCAAGAAGCAATTCAGAAGAA gcagcacagcacagtcTGA
- the BORCS7 gene encoding BLOC-1-related complex subunit 7 isoform X3, whose amino-acid sequence MAAGGAADAQARFGHSVKGLLTEKVTSCGTDVIALTKQVLKGSRSAELLGQAARNMVMQEDAILHSEDSLRKMAIITTHLQYQQEAIQKK is encoded by the exons atggcggcggggggcgcggcggaCGCCCAGGCGCGCTTCGGCCACTCGGTGAAGGGGCTCCTGACCGAGAAGGTGACGAGCTGCGGCACCGACGTGATCGCCCTCACCAAGCAGGTGCTGAAGGGCTCCCGCAGCGCCGAG CTCCTGGGTCAAGCTGCTAGAAACATGGTGATGCAAGAAGATGCCATCCTGCACTCGGAAGAT AGTTTAAGGAAAATGGCCATAATAACCACTCATCTACAGTACCA GCAAGAAGCAATTCAGAAGAAGTGA
- the AS3MT gene encoding arsenite methyltransferase isoform X1, translating into MATLCGERIHREVQDYYGKELQKSEDLKTNACVTLARPLPKAVRDALERVHEEVVARYYGCGLVIPECLASCRILDLGSGSGRDCYLLSQLVGEQGHVTGIDMTEGQVKVAKKHIAYHMDKFGYRKPNVEFLQGYMEKLGDAGLADESYDIVISNCVINLVPNKKAVLQEAYRVLKPGGEMYFSDVYASQRLSETVRKHRVLWGECLAGALYWRDLYSIAEEVGFTPPCLVSASPITIGDKELESFIGDCHFVSATFRLFKVPGSSQTGPSQVIYNGGIVGHEQELVFDANFTFKQGEVVDVDAEMAAILRSSRFAEEFLIRPGGAYAGAGAPQGSCCKGVKEKICDPFQLLELLAAPGPACHPGGTCGPLGCC; encoded by the exons a TGGCAACCCTCTGCGGAGAGCGGATCCACCGGGAGGTGCAG GATTACTATGGCAAAGAGCTGCAGAAGTCGGAGGACCTGAAAACCAATGCCTGCGTTACCTTGGCCAGGCCTCTTCCTAAGGCGGTGAGAGATGCTTTGGAGCGTGTCCATGAGGAGGTGGTGGCCAG GTACTACGGCTGTGGTCTGGTGATCCCCGAGTGCCTGGCATCATGCCGGATCCTGGACCTGGGCAGCGGCAGTGGCAGAGACTGCTACCTGCTGAGCCAGCTGGTTGGGGAGCAGGGCCACGTCACCGGGATAGACATGACCGAGGGCCAG gTCAAGGTGGCGAAGAAGCACATTGCCTACCACATGGACAAGTTCGGCTACCGAAAGCCAAATGTTGAGTTCCTGCAGGGCTACATGGAGAAGCTGGGTGATGCTGGGCTGGCTGATGAGAGCTACGATATTGTTAT CTCCAACTGCGTGATCAACCTTGTCCCCAACAAGAAGGCCGTGCTGCAGGAGGCCTACCGTGTGCTGAAG cctggaggagagatgTACTTCAGTGATGTCTATGCTAGCCAGCGCCTGAGTGAGACTGTCCGGAAGCACAGGGTTCTGTGGG GGGAGTGCCTGGCAGGAGCTCTGTACTGGAGAGACCTGTACAGCATTGCCGAGGAGGTGGGGTTTACCCCCCCGTGCCTGGTCTCCGCCAGTCCCATCACCATCGGTGACAAGGAGCTGGAGAGCTTCATTG GTGACTGCCACTTCGTCTCTGCGACTTTCCGCCTGTTCAAGGTGCCGGGTAGCAGCCAGACTGGGCCCAGTCAGGTCATCTACAACGGCGGGATCGTGGGGCATGAGCAAGAGCTGGTGTTTGACGCCAATTTCACCTTCAAG caaggagaggtggtggatgtGGATGCTGAGATGGCTGCAATCTTGCGGAGCTCCAGGTTTGCGGAGGAGTTCCTGATCCGACCTGGTGGGGCCTACGCTGGTGCTGGTGCACCGCAGGGCAGCTGTTGCAAGGGGGTGAAG GAGAAGATCTGCGATCccttccagctgctggagctgctcgcAGCCCCAGGTCCTGCCTGCCATCCTGGTGGCACCTGTGGTcccctggggtgctgctga
- the AS3MT gene encoding arsenite methyltransferase isoform X2, which produces MLWSVSMRRWWPAPPRYYGCGLVIPECLASCRILDLGSGSGRDCYLLSQLVGEQGHVTGIDMTEGQVKVAKKHIAYHMDKFGYRKPNVEFLQGYMEKLGDAGLADESYDIVISNCVINLVPNKKAVLQEAYRVLKPGGEMYFSDVYASQRLSETVRKHRVLWGECLAGALYWRDLYSIAEEVGFTPPCLVSASPITIGDKELESFIGDCHFVSATFRLFKVPGSSQTGPSQVIYNGGIVGHEQELVFDANFTFKQGEVVDVDAEMAAILRSSRFAEEFLIRPGGAYAGAGAPQGSCCKGVKEKICDPFQLLELLAAPGPACHPGGTCGPLGCC; this is translated from the exons ATGCTTTGGAGCGTGTCCATGAGGAGGTGGTGGCCAG CACCCCCCAGGTACTACGGCTGTGGTCTGGTGATCCCCGAGTGCCTGGCATCATGCCGGATCCTGGACCTGGGCAGCGGCAGTGGCAGAGACTGCTACCTGCTGAGCCAGCTGGTTGGGGAGCAGGGCCACGTCACCGGGATAGACATGACCGAGGGCCAG gTCAAGGTGGCGAAGAAGCACATTGCCTACCACATGGACAAGTTCGGCTACCGAAAGCCAAATGTTGAGTTCCTGCAGGGCTACATGGAGAAGCTGGGTGATGCTGGGCTGGCTGATGAGAGCTACGATATTGTTAT CTCCAACTGCGTGATCAACCTTGTCCCCAACAAGAAGGCCGTGCTGCAGGAGGCCTACCGTGTGCTGAAG cctggaggagagatgTACTTCAGTGATGTCTATGCTAGCCAGCGCCTGAGTGAGACTGTCCGGAAGCACAGGGTTCTGTGGG GGGAGTGCCTGGCAGGAGCTCTGTACTGGAGAGACCTGTACAGCATTGCCGAGGAGGTGGGGTTTACCCCCCCGTGCCTGGTCTCCGCCAGTCCCATCACCATCGGTGACAAGGAGCTGGAGAGCTTCATTG GTGACTGCCACTTCGTCTCTGCGACTTTCCGCCTGTTCAAGGTGCCGGGTAGCAGCCAGACTGGGCCCAGTCAGGTCATCTACAACGGCGGGATCGTGGGGCATGAGCAAGAGCTGGTGTTTGACGCCAATTTCACCTTCAAG caaggagaggtggtggatgtGGATGCTGAGATGGCTGCAATCTTGCGGAGCTCCAGGTTTGCGGAGGAGTTCCTGATCCGACCTGGTGGGGCCTACGCTGGTGCTGGTGCACCGCAGGGCAGCTGTTGCAAGGGGGTGAAG GAGAAGATCTGCGATCccttccagctgctggagctgctcgcAGCCCCAGGTCCTGCCTGCCATCCTGGTGGCACCTGTGGTcccctggggtgctgctga